The following DNA comes from Nitrosopumilus sp..
TTTTTAAAACAAACTCTGAAGGGATGGTAATACTTACTGCTGAATGCTTTGACTTCCAATTAAAATTCCTCCATGACGAAATATTGGCACCATTATATGCCTCAAAGTTTTCAGTTGACTCATTATAGTTTCCTTTAAGATATCCAGTTATTGTTCTACTTAATTCAATTACTCCATAGCGTAGTAGAATTTTCCTAGATTTTACAACAATTTCTTGCCGTACAGCATTTTTCTCTGATGTTTGAATTATTGATGTTCTAACTATGGGCATGGTTCTTTTTTGTCTTTCATTTGATTTTTTTAGATATGCCCTTGCACCATTTTGGGATTTTATTAGAGATGTAACCTCGTAATTTTCTTTATTAAAGTGATACAACGCATTTTGATGTAACTGATAATATCCTATCGGGACTGCTCGCGTACCAATCTTTTTTGAATTGTAATATATTGAAATCTCTCCAGATGATCCCCTAAGATTCACACTATTTGCAAAATCAAAGAATTTGGATTTATCATTAGTTGTAAATGCTTCTTTTTCAATTTCAATTGACTCCATATGTTTATCGGATATGATATGATTTTTCTTATTAATTGGTATAATGTGATCTTGTGTTAAATATTCATCAATATGTCGTGCAAAATAATGACATACAGCATCATCTGGATCAAAAACACATATGGCATAAGACTTCTGTCCCATTCTTCCGGCACGACCTATTCTTTGCACAAAAGAATCATACTCATTTTTAAACGCAGAGATAACAACATCAACATGACCAATATCAATCCCCAACTCCAACGTAGGAGTACACGATAAGGCATCTAATTCGCCTGCTTTCATCTGAGATTCGTGTAATTTTCTATTATTTTGATCTAATCCACCACGATGTATCTGAATTCTAATTCCATCGTTTGCCTCCTCTATATTAGATGCAAGAAATTCTGCATCATTGTGAGAGTTGCTAAAGATCAATTGTGTTGATTTATTTTTAAAACATATGGATGAAATCATCTCCATTGTAATCCTTTGTCCATATTTTCTTGGCATTACAAAAAACATGTGCATGTTATGCTTTCGACGAATCTCACTTTTGATGTATGCAAATGATTCTTCAGGTAAATCAAACATGTTTGAAAAAAATTCCTTAGAATTATCAAGGGTTGCAGATGATCCTACATATTGAACCTTTCCCATGTATCTCTTCATTCTATTTAATACATGGTAGACATTAGACCCATGAAAACTAGAATAAGAATGGGCCTCATCCATTACAATTATTTTTGCATTCTTAAATAACTCATTCCATTTTTTGTCTTGTAGAATTAAATGATAATTGATAAAATCAAAATTTG
Coding sequences within:
- a CDS encoding DEAD/DEAH box helicase, translated to MKFCFDCNTKLSQNIDDVGGPWVCPKCHPEKVMPKRPTYGMNYSGRTKSCSKGCGAQIYWDDAFKSESGKFIPIDARTDEPHRCDIVEPTEYFPDKIKEYSKPKDIVSKPKIPLPAEILFDISRIPKSLIEDDLIIHELVQGHKDETLGIVYYENIKSPEPNKISVDSLDDVLSGNILNGIKKYGFSGFLPFQEQSIRSIIKGDNCIISAPTGSGKTEAFSIPILQKISQDEVPGVFALFVYPLNALIDDQVSKISNLIDKCGLKNKVSVYSIHGGQSSEYKDMIIADSSKKSLIIATNFDFINYHLILQDKKWNELFKNAKIIVMDEAHSYSSFHGSNVYHVLNRMKRYMGKVQYVGSSATLDNSKEFFSNMFDLPEESFAYIKSEIRRKHNMHMFFVMPRKYGQRITMEMISSICFKNKSTQLIFSNSHNDAEFLASNIEEANDGIRIQIHRGGLDQNNRKLHESQMKAGELDALSCTPTLELGIDIGHVDVVISAFKNEYDSFVQRIGRAGRMGQKSYAICVFDPDDAVCHYFARHIDEYLTQDHIIPINKKNHIISDKHMESIEIEKEAFTTNDKSKFFDFANSVNLRGSSGEISIYYNSKKIGTRAVPIGYYQLHQNALYHFNKENYEVTSLIKSQNGARAYLKKSNERQKRTMPIVRTSIIQTSEKNAVRQEIVVKSRKILLRYGVIELSRTITGYLKGNYNESTENFEAYNGANISSWRNFNWKSKHSAVSITIPSEFVLKTGGSEQLSSDSRIHTMAHVLINAAKIITKSESSDIDSYYENGTIYLYDNSSDGFNGYSKIVYDNFEKILVTCNSLLSDCDCPSDPKQRKLVEQGEIWGGCPKCTFTTNYCQTKNKELTKNGALEFFSIFSHLHN